The following are encoded together in the Salvia hispanica cultivar TCC Black 2014 chromosome 6, UniMelb_Shisp_WGS_1.0, whole genome shotgun sequence genome:
- the LOC125195011 gene encoding protein FAR1-RELATED SEQUENCE 5-like, translating to MEEVFVIPECSPQLKPVIGQKFQSLDFAFAFYDVYARAVGFDTRKQGMRKATDGVTTWYYVVCNREGCKRSNEEDDVNARSGFTLKRRRLSKRCGCKASISFKYFSEAGIPGYIIHEFNEVHNHCMVESEHQQFMTLNRKLDDVHHKFILDCSKANIGPTLTFKVLKEILGGFDLVGCNLGDIRNTSRDIKAFAHGCDVQMVLDDMSKKKELSDAFTYHYEVNAANQLVALFWCDGLMKRNYHMFGDIVAFDSTYNTNRYCMIFTPFTGKDNHGKPVTFAAGLVCNEKTGAFAWLFKHFVECMGVAPKMLVTDQDLGMRSAIQEVLVGTRHRWCMWHIMHKLASKVPGRLLRDEDFKKEFNACVWSDLLEPDEFEEEWNGVIERYELEDVDWLNTLYEYRQMWIPAYFRDFPLGSMIRTTSISESENSFYKNFMKPRANLAELYLYFNNALDFQRNARTKLDYNDATSVPILATKLGFEKHAATIYTDSMFRKIQEEIVDGNDRCRVLGFSSTDTIDTYKLGDSRRNSYSVTHDKTDQSYSCDCKLFGRQGYLCCHIFFLFRNNEVSKIPEMYCNSRWMKTPLAKAVHGLDVTVDTRSTVETRSTVEDRQTVTNQGILLFYGFIRRFESDIEVLRGFVSGLEELGNSLQAGTPPTSAFEKRRMIEEFYGMPRPEVVEVHPPDVVKTKGHASSSASRLVSKREKAIKEAARPLRRCKACDELGHHDSRNCPMLKEMEKEKALSKGKRKA from the exons atggaagaag TGTTTGTTATACCTGAATGTTCTCCACAATTGAAGCCTGTGATTGGTCAGAAGTTCCAATCCCTAGATTTTGCGTTTGCGTTTTATGATGTGTATGCCCGCGCTGTTGGGTTTGATACGCGAAAACAAGGTATGAGGAAGGCGACGGATGGTGTTACTACTTGGTATTATGTGGTATGCAATAGGGAGGGCTGCAAGAGGTCAAACGAGGAAGACGATGTGAATGCACGCTCTGGTTTTACTCTTAAACGCAGGCGGCTTTCCAAGCGATGTGGTTGTAAAGCTTCTATATCCTTCAAGTACTTTTCCGAAGCAGGAATACCGGGATATATTATTCACGAGTTCAACGAGGTTCACAACCATTGTATGGTGGAGTCGGAGCATCAGCAGTTTATGACACTTAACCGGAAGTTGGATGACGTACATCACAAATTCATTCTTGACTGTTCCAAGGCTAATATAGGCCCCACCCTTACCTTTAAGGTGTTGAAGGAAATCCTCGGTGGGTTTGATCTTGTCGGTTGCAATCTTGGGGATATCAGGAATACATCTCGCGACATCAAAGCATTCGCACACGGTTGTGACGTGCAGATGGTGTTGGACGACATGTCGAAGAAGAAGGAGTTGTCGGATGCCTTCACATATCACTACGAAGTTAATGCTGCTAACCAGTTGGTTGCCCTTTTTTGGTGTGATGGTTTGATGAAGAGGAACTACCATATGTTTGGTGACATAGTGGCGTTTGACTCCACCTACAACACAAACAG GTATTGCATGATCTTCACACCTTTCACGGGGAAGGACAATCATGGTAAACCCGTAACATTTGCTGCTGGATTGGTCTGCAACGAGAAAACAGGGGCATTTGCCTGGTTGTTCAAACATTTCGTCGAATGCATGGGTGTAGCCCCCAAAATGCTTGTGACCGATCAAGACTTGGGCATGAGATCAGCTATTCAAGAGGTTCTTGTAGGAACTCGACACCGCTGGTGCATGTGGCATATAATGCACAAGTTGGCTTCCAAGGTTCCAGGCAGGTTGCTTAGGGACGAAGATTTCAAGAAGGAATTCAATGCATGCGTTTGGTCGGACTTGCTTGAACCCGACGAATTTGAAGAGGAGTGGAATGGAGTGATTGAGCGTTATGAGCTGGAAGACGTTGATTGGTTGAACACATTGTACGAGTATAGACAGATGTGGATACCGGCATACTTCAGAGATTTCCCACTCGGTTCGATGATTAGGACTACGTCCATATCAGAATCTGAAAACAGTTtctacaaaaattttatgaagccCCGAGCGAACCTTGCCGAATTATACTTGTATTTCAACAATGCTCTGGACTTTCAGCGGAATGCTAGAACAAAGCTGGACTACAACGATGCTACTTCCGTGCCCATACTGGCCACTAAGTTGGGTTTCGAGAAACATGCTGCGACGATTTACACAGACAGTATGTTCAGGAAGATACAAGAAGAAATTGTTGATGGGAATGACAGATGCCGTGTGCTTGGTTTTTCATCAACAGATACGATTGACACCTACAAGCTTGGGGATAGCCGACGGAATTCGTATTCCGTGACACACGACAAGACTGACCAATCATACTCGTGCGACTGCAAATTGTTCGGTAGGCAGGGCTATTTGTGTtgccacattttttttctattcagGAACAATGAAGTGTCAAAAATTCCAGAGATGTACTGCAACAGCCGATGGATGAAGACTCCCTTAGCCAAGGCCGTACATGGACTTGATGTCACCGTAGATACAAGGTCCACCGTAGAGACAAGGTCCACCGTTGAGGATAGGCAGACTGTTACAAATCAAGGAATATTGCTGTTCTACGGTTTTATTCGACGTTTTGAGAGTGACATTGAAGTGCTTCGTGGTTTCGTAAGTGGTTTGGAAGAACTTGGTAATTCTCTTCAAGCTGGAACTCCTCCAACCTCGGCGTTTGAAAAGAGGCGCATGATTGAAGAATTTTACGGAATGCCAAGGCCTGAAGTTGTAGAGGTCCATCCTCCGGATGTTGTAAAGACGAAGGGTCATGCTAGCAGCTCCGCGAGCCGACTGGTttcaaagagagaaaaggctatAAAGGAGGCAGCTAGACCTCTTAGACGTTGTAAGGCGTGTGATGAGTTGGGCCATCACGACTCTAGAAACTGTCCAATGCTtaaagagatggagaaggagaaagCGCTCAGTAAAGGCAAGAGGAAAGCTTGA